AGACGATCAACGGCTTCCAGGGCTTCACCGCCGCGTTCGTGCTCAGCAACGGCACCGGCGGCCCGGTCGACTCCACCCTGATGTACACGCTGAACCTCTACATCACCGGCTTCACCGACCTCGAGATGGGCTACGCCTCGGCGATGGCCTGGGTGTTCCTGCTCGCCATCGCGGTGATCACCGCGATCTTCTTCAGCACCGGGCGGTTCTGGGTGCACTACTCCGACGGGGAGGACCGGTGACAGCGACGGTGACCCCGACGGCCGGCGTACCGACCGGGCCGGCGCCGATCGCGCGCCGCCGCACCGGCTGGCGGTCGCTGCTGCGGCTGCTGATCCTGGTGGCGATCGTCGCCGTGGTGCTCTACCCGTTGATCTGGATGGTGGGCACCTCGGTGAAGTCCCAGGAGGAGATCGTCAACAACGTCGGACTGCTGCCGGAGCGGTTCACCCCGGGCAACTACACCGCCGGGTGGACCAACTTCGACGTCAGCTTCGGCCGGTTCTTCCTCAACAGCGCGATGGTCAGCCTGCTCACCGTCGTCGGCAACGGGATCTCCTGCCTGCTGGCCGCGTACGCCTTCGCCCGGCTGCGGTTCCGGCTGCGCGGCATGTGGTTCGCCGTCATGATCGGCACGCTGCTGCTGCCCCAACACGTGCTGATCGTGCCGCAGTACATCCTGTTCCGAACGCTGGGGCTGGTCGGCGGCGAGTGGCCGTACCTGCCGCTGCTGATCCCGCAGTTCCTGGCCACCGAGGCGTTCTTCGTCTTCCTGATGGTGCAGTTCATGCGGGGCGTCCCGCGCGAGCTGGACGAGGCGGCGCGGATCGACGGCGCCGGCCCGTACGGCATCTTCCGGCACATCATCCTGCCGCTGAGCCGTCCCGCGCTGGTCACCACCGCGATCTTCTCGTTCATCTGGACCTGGAACGACTTCTTCCGGCAGTTGGTCTTCCTGTCCCAACTGGAGGACTACACCGTGCCGGTCGCGTTGACCCTGTTCATCGACTCGACCAGCCAGAGCGCGGTCGGACCGATGTTCGCCATGTCGGTGCTGTCGCTGCTGCCGGTCTTTCTGTTCTTCGTCGCGTTCCAGCGGATGCTCGTCGAGGGGATCAACACCAGTGGCATCAAGGGCTGAGCGGGCGGACACCGCCGGGCGGCGGGACTGGCGCGACGTCCTCCGGGACGCCACCGACCTGGCGCTGCTCGGCATCCTGCTGGTGCTGGCGGCGGCACCTCTGCTGACCGCCGCCGCGGCGACGGGCACGGCCAGTGCGGCGGTGCGCGACTGGACCCGTACCGGCACGTGGCCGACGGCGCGGACGACCCTGCGCCGATTCGGCCGGTCGGTGCTGCCCGGTGTGCCGGTCAGCCTGCTCGCGCTCGCCGTGGCCGGGCTGCTCGCCGCCGACCTGGCGGCGCTGGCCACCGGCCGGGTGCCGGGCGGCCCGCCGGCGCTGCTGGTGACCGCGCTGGTCGCGGCCGGCCTGGCCGGGTACGCCGGGCTGGTCGTCGTCGAGGCGGGCGGCAACGGGGGCGGGCGGTGGCGGGCCGCGGCCCGTTCCGCCGCCCGCGCCTGCCTCGACGCGCCCATCCGCTGGGCCGCGCTCACCGGGGTGACCGCGCTGGCCGGGCTGCTCGCCGTCCTGATCACTCCGGTCGCGGTGCCGATCCTCGCCGGCTACACCGTGGCCGCCCTGCACGCCGTCGCCGGCCGTCGGCCGGTTCCCGCCCATCCGGAGCTGCCGTGAGCGGCGGGCAGGATCCCGCACGGCTGGTGGTCGACGGGACGGAGGTGGCCCGGTACGTGGTCGACCCGGTGCTGGACGCGCGGCACGGGCCCCGGCCGTACCTGCACCCGGTGCGTACCCTCGGCGGCACTGTCGTCACCGACGCGCTGCCCGCCGACCACGTGTGGCACCTCGGCGCCTCCCTCGCGGTGCAGGACGTCGACGGCAGCAACCTGTGGGGTGGGCGCACCTACGTGCGCGACGTCGGCTACACCTGGCGCGACGACCACGGGCGGATCGCGCACACCGGCTGGTCGGAGCGGGCCGCCGACCGGCTGGCACACCGGCTTGAGTGGCGCGACCCGCAGGGGGCGGTGCTGCTCACCGAGCGCCGCCGGCTCACCGCCGTCCCGCTGACCGGGGACGGTCCGAGCGGCGCCGTGTCGGCCTGGCGGCTGGAACTGGACTACACCCTGCGCGCCCCGGCCGGGCGGGACGTGCGGCTGGGCAGCCCGGCCACCAACGGCCGCCCCGACGGGGCCGGCTACGGCGGGTTCTTCTGGCGTGCGATCTCGGCCGGGCCCGCGTCGGTGTTCAGTGCCTCGGCGACGGGGGAGACGGCGGTCAACGGGTCCGCCGAGCCGTGGGTCGCGCTGCGCGGCATCGGGCCGGACGGCCGGGCGTACACCCTGGTCTTCGCTGGTCTCGGCGACGGCGACAGGTGGTTCACGCGGACCGCTATGTATCCGGGTGTGGGGGTGGCGTTCGCGTTCGAACGTCCGGTCACCATCGCGGCCGGCACCGAGCGGCGCGGCCGACACCGCGTGGTGATCGCCGACGGGGCCCTGAACCACGTCACCACCGCGACCCTGGCCGCCGCGGCCCTCGCCGCCTCCGCGCGTTGACCATGAGGTTGTTGCCACGACACGCCGGGTGGAGTGGCGACAACTTCATGATCACCGGGACGCGGGGTCACCGGCCCCTGTGGGCAGCGCGGCGGTCACCCGGACGGCCTTGACGATCGCCGGGATCGACCCGATCAGCAGCACCAGCCCCCAGATGATGGCGACCACCGCGAAGACCAGCGCCGCCACGTCGTCGACGATGCTGACCAGGATCACCGGCACCAGGTTGTGCAGGAACTCCAGCACGACCGTGCACAGCAGGGTGGTGAGGATCAGCAGGACGAGGCCCTTGTTCTGCAGGAAGCGCGGCTGGGCCAGCACCAGCAGCCCGGCCCAGACGAGCTTGAGCAGCAGCACCAACCCCAACAGCACCGCCGCCTCGCCGACCGGAAAGAACCCCCACAGCGCCAGGTAGGCCAGCGTGCCGAACGGGGCGGCCAGGAACAGCGACACCATGATCATCAGTTCCACGAACGCGATGATCAGCGCGATCAGCCCGACGATGATCAGGATGATCGAGAAGATCAGGCTGGCGACACCCTGCACCCGGCCCTGAATCCGTTCGGGCAGCAGCATTCCCAGGCAGAACAGCCCGGTGCTCCAGACCGCCACCGCGTCGATCAACGCCAGGTAGCCGGTGCCCCGGCCGGACGGTTCGCTGACCCCGGACACGTCGTCGAGCTCGACGTCCAGCGCGCCGGCGCTGTCCGACAGCGCCGCGCTGGCGTCGGCGCCCCCGAGCAGCAGCCCGGCGCCCAGCTCCACCCCGATCGCCAGGACGATCGCGAGCATCGCCAGCAGCAGGAACGGCTTGCGCAGCTCACCCACGTCGGCACCTTCCTCTCGGGTCAGGACGCGGCCACGGTGACCGTGCAGCCACCCAGACCGGGGCAGATCACGGCCACCTCGGTGGCCTCGTCGACGGCGACCTTCGCCACCGCGCCGGTGCCGTCCGACGCCGGCTCGACCTCGTCGCGGATGGTGAGGTCCGCGTCGCCGGGCGCCGGGGCGACGACAGTGAACGGCCGCGCGCTGCGCAGTACCAGGG
Above is a window of Micromonospora coriariae DNA encoding:
- a CDS encoding carbohydrate ABC transporter permease is translated as MVGTSVKSQEEIVNNVGLLPERFTPGNYTAGWTNFDVSFGRFFLNSAMVSLLTVVGNGISCLLAAYAFARLRFRLRGMWFAVMIGTLLLPQHVLIVPQYILFRTLGLVGGEWPYLPLLIPQFLATEAFFVFLMVQFMRGVPRELDEAARIDGAGPYGIFRHIILPLSRPALVTTAIFSFIWTWNDFFRQLVFLSQLEDYTVPVALTLFIDSTSQSAVGPMFAMSVLSLLPVFLFFVAFQRMLVEGINTSGIKG
- a CDS encoding DUF6807 domain-containing protein — encoded protein: MSGGQDPARLVVDGTEVARYVVDPVLDARHGPRPYLHPVRTLGGTVVTDALPADHVWHLGASLAVQDVDGSNLWGGRTYVRDVGYTWRDDHGRIAHTGWSERAADRLAHRLEWRDPQGAVLLTERRRLTAVPLTGDGPSGAVSAWRLELDYTLRAPAGRDVRLGSPATNGRPDGAGYGGFFWRAISAGPASVFSASATGETAVNGSAEPWVALRGIGPDGRAYTLVFAGLGDGDRWFTRTAMYPGVGVAFAFERPVTIAAGTERRGRHRVVIADGALNHVTTATLAAAALAASAR